Proteins from a genomic interval of Shewanella seohaensis:
- the atpF gene encoding F0F1 ATP synthase subunit B, translated as MNINATLIGQTVAFIIFVWFCMKFVWPPLMNAIEERQKRIADGLADADRAVKDLELAQAKATDQLKEAKATANEIIEQANKRKAQIVDEAKAEADAERAKIIAQGKAEIEAERNRVKEDLRKQVAALAIMGAEKILERSIDEAAHSDIVNKLVAEL; from the coding sequence GTGAATATCAACGCTACCCTAATCGGTCAGACGGTTGCCTTTATTATCTTCGTGTGGTTCTGCATGAAGTTTGTTTGGCCCCCTTTGATGAATGCCATCGAAGAGCGCCAAAAAAGGATCGCCGACGGTCTAGCTGATGCTGATCGTGCTGTAAAAGACCTTGAGTTGGCTCAAGCGAAAGCTACCGACCAACTAAAAGAAGCTAAGGCAACTGCTAACGAAATCATTGAGCAAGCTAACAAGCGTAAAGCTCAGATTGTCGATGAGGCCAAAGCCGAAGCAGACGCTGAGCGTGCGAAAATCATCGCTCAGGGTAAAGCAGAAATTGAAGCTGAACGTAATCGCGTGAAAGAGGATCTGCGTAAGCAAGTTGCTGCTCTGGCCATCATGGGTGCAGAGAAGATCCTTGAGCGTTCGATTGATGAAGCCGCCCACAGTGACATAGTTAATAAACTAGTTGCTGAACTTTGA
- the atpH gene encoding F0F1 ATP synthase subunit delta, whose product MAEISTIARPYAKAAFDFAIEKNAVESWAEMLTFAALVSENETMQPLLTGSLASTKLAALFISVCGEQVNEQGQNLIKVMAENGRLKVLPAVSELFAQYRNEWAKEVEADVVSAAELSSEQQQQISNSLEKRLTRKVKLNCSTDAALIAGVIIKAGDLVIDGSVCGKLSRLSDKLQS is encoded by the coding sequence ATGGCTGAAATAAGCACCATCGCTCGCCCTTACGCAAAGGCAGCATTTGACTTTGCTATTGAAAAAAATGCAGTAGAAAGCTGGGCCGAAATGCTCACGTTTGCCGCACTGGTTAGTGAAAACGAAACCATGCAGCCACTGCTAACTGGCTCTTTAGCCAGTACTAAACTTGCCGCACTCTTTATTAGTGTGTGTGGTGAGCAAGTCAATGAGCAAGGTCAGAACTTGATAAAGGTAATGGCTGAAAACGGTCGCTTAAAGGTACTACCTGCTGTATCTGAGCTTTTTGCTCAATACCGTAATGAGTGGGCAAAAGAAGTGGAAGCCGATGTGGTTTCTGCAGCTGAGCTCAGCTCTGAACAACAGCAGCAGATCAGTAATTCTTTAGAGAAACGTCTCACACGCAAAGTTAAGCTGAATTGCAGCACTGACGCCGCGCTCATCGCCGGTGTAATTATTAAGGCAGGCGACCTAGTCATTGATGGCTCGGTCTGCGGTAAGTTATCGCGTCTGTCTGATAAGCTGCAGTCGTAA
- the atpE gene encoding F0F1 ATP synthase subunit C yields METILGMTAIAVALLIGMGALGTAIGFGLLGGKFLEGAARQPEMAPMLQVKMFIVAGLLDAVTMIGVGIALFMLFTNPLGAML; encoded by the coding sequence ATGGAAACGATTTTAGGCATGACAGCTATCGCTGTTGCTCTACTGATTGGTATGGGTGCTCTAGGTACCGCTATCGGTTTCGGCCTACTAGGTGGCAAGTTCTTGGAAGGCGCTGCGCGTCAACCAGAAATGGCTCCTATGCTACAAGTTAAGATGTTCATTGTTGCTGGTCTATTGGATGCGGTAACCATGATCGGTGTAGGTATTGCACTATTTATGCTGTTTACTAACCCACTGGGTGCAATGCTGTAA